One region of Elusimicrobiota bacterium genomic DNA includes:
- the rlmN gene encoding 23S rRNA (adenine(2503)-C(2))-methyltransferase RlmN, which yields MDLKNLAVFLKENSQPAFRLTQIRTAVYKNFASGFDQITVLPEALRSRLKYDFRFSSLTPDKQQVSKRRDAVKFSFLLKDGLKIETVLLNLMAEKWSLCVSTQAGCPVRCPFCATGRKGLKRNLSPEEITDQFLSAAAYLKAENAQKIHSVVFMGMGEPFLNYDTVAAAIKTIIDPALIGMGQRHVSVSTAGHVPGIRRFAKDFPQINLAVSLQTADNGLRDALVPLNRKYPLPQIAKALKDYLFVTKRRVFLEYVLLENVNDSKSSAKKLLDWLKDVEALKYFNVNLIPYNETGGQFRKPTKEKVRTFHEYLLELGIPVTLRKSLGEDIDGACGQLAGK from the coding sequence ATGGACCTTAAGAATCTTGCCGTTTTTTTGAAAGAAAATTCACAGCCCGCTTTCAGGCTGACCCAGATACGAACGGCGGTTTATAAAAATTTCGCCTCCGGTTTTGACCAGATAACCGTGCTGCCGGAAGCCCTGCGCTCCAGGCTTAAATACGATTTCCGTTTTTCCTCCCTTACCCCGGACAAACAGCAGGTTTCAAAAAGAAGGGACGCCGTTAAATTTTCCTTTTTGCTCAAAGACGGCCTTAAAATCGAGACAGTGCTGTTAAATCTGATGGCGGAAAAATGGAGCCTCTGCGTTTCCACCCAGGCCGGCTGCCCGGTGCGCTGCCCCTTCTGCGCCACCGGCCGGAAAGGCCTTAAACGCAACCTTTCCCCGGAAGAAATAACCGACCAGTTTCTGTCGGCGGCCGCGTATTTAAAAGCCGAAAACGCGCAAAAAATACACAGCGTGGTTTTCATGGGCATGGGCGAACCCTTCCTTAACTACGACACCGTGGCCGCGGCCATTAAAACCATTATAGACCCCGCCCTGATAGGCATGGGGCAGCGGCATGTGTCGGTATCCACGGCCGGGCATGTGCCCGGAATAAGGCGCTTCGCCAAGGATTTCCCGCAGATAAACCTGGCGGTATCGCTGCAAACCGCCGACAACGGGCTTCGCGACGCTTTGGTGCCCTTAAACCGTAAATATCCGCTTCCCCAGATCGCAAAAGCTTTAAAGGACTATTTGTTCGTCACCAAGCGCCGCGTGTTTTTGGAATATGTCCTGCTCGAGAACGTAAACGACAGCAAAAGCTCCGCCAAAAAGCTTCTTGACTGGCTTAAAGACGTGGAAGCGCTTAAATATTTCAATGTAAATCTCATCCCCTACAACGAAACGGGGGGACAGTTCAGGAAACCGACAAAAGAAAAAGTCCGTACTTTTCACGAGTATCTGCTTGAACTGGGGATTCCCGTCACCCTGCGCAAAAGCCTGGGCGAAGACATAGACGGCGCCTGCGGACAACTAGCCGGAAAATAG
- a CDS encoding sulfatase-like hydrolase/transferase: protein MKTPVYGRLSVYLALNFLLSLLFSTFYLFFAGSNPLGLFFAGSALISNTFMFYAALSLFGLAVFWLKPARFVFTGLITVFQLALVTDAAIYKIFKMHINPMVLNLILTPGGLNSLDQGFWMKALFFAILLGLIALEAWFYRLSGKAARKDLAGPGFIKKRLASVLGVLLFFLLLDKLLFAWGSAYDIVNITRNAKLFPLYQPFTARTFIQKHFHTRLDKPVSFKLDVKSSRLDYPKKPLEFAPADKPNIVYIVIDSFRGDMMNPEVTPELWAFSKKAVVFKNHYSGGNCTRFGIFSLIYGLYGSYWFQFVAERKPPVMIQALEELGYDFRLYAGVKLSFPEFDRTCFVDIPHSKVYDEPAAEGKSDKDAEITGKFIEFARNRDKKKPYFAFIFYDASHGTYEYPPEYERFKPAASSFSYLTVEKKKVLPIFNKYKNSIYYDSSLAMKIINALSAGGGLKNTAVIVTGDHGEPFFEHGLYGHNHGYPPEEIKVPLVFYWPGLKPRSYEDFSSHFDVAPGVLKLLGAKNPPSDYSSGTDLFKPEARDFLAAFSWDTAAIVKKTGTLTMALEAYRLGGVKVFDADYREVAGKKAEAAFTGDLLSFQKEAVRFYK, encoded by the coding sequence ATGAAAACCCCCGTCTATGGCCGCCTGAGCGTCTACCTGGCCCTTAATTTCCTGCTGTCTTTGCTGTTCAGCACTTTTTATTTGTTTTTCGCCGGCTCAAACCCGCTTGGGCTGTTTTTTGCCGGGTCCGCGCTTATTTCAAACACTTTCATGTTTTACGCCGCCTTATCGCTTTTCGGTTTGGCGGTTTTCTGGCTGAAACCGGCCCGCTTTGTTTTCACGGGCCTGATCACGGTTTTCCAGCTGGCCCTGGTGACGGACGCGGCCATTTATAAAATTTTCAAGATGCACATAAATCCCATGGTGCTGAACCTTATTCTCACCCCGGGCGGGCTGAATTCCCTTGACCAGGGCTTCTGGATGAAGGCGCTGTTTTTTGCCATACTTCTCGGCCTGATAGCGCTTGAGGCGTGGTTTTACAGGCTTTCGGGAAAAGCGGCGCGAAAAGACCTCGCCGGCCCCGGATTTATTAAAAAGCGGCTGGCATCAGTACTTGGCGTTCTGTTATTTTTCCTGCTGCTTGATAAACTTCTGTTCGCCTGGGGCTCGGCCTATGACATTGTGAACATAACCAGGAACGCCAAATTATTCCCGCTTTACCAGCCGTTTACCGCACGGACGTTCATACAGAAGCATTTCCATACACGCCTGGATAAGCCGGTGAGTTTTAAACTGGATGTGAAGTCTTCAAGGCTTGATTACCCGAAAAAACCGCTTGAATTCGCCCCGGCAGACAAGCCGAATATCGTGTATATCGTGATCGATTCCTTCCGCGGCGATATGATGAACCCGGAGGTAACGCCGGAGTTGTGGGCGTTCTCAAAAAAGGCCGTGGTCTTTAAAAACCATTACAGCGGCGGGAATTGCACCCGGTTCGGCATCTTTTCGCTGATTTACGGGCTTTACGGCAGCTACTGGTTCCAGTTCGTGGCCGAAAGAAAGCCGCCCGTCATGATCCAGGCGCTGGAGGAACTTGGCTACGATTTCAGGCTTTACGCCGGCGTCAAGCTGAGCTTTCCGGAATTTGACAGGACCTGCTTTGTGGATATCCCGCACTCCAAAGTTTATGATGAGCCCGCGGCCGAAGGGAAGTCGGATAAAGACGCCGAAATAACCGGAAAATTTATTGAATTCGCAAGGAACAGGGACAAGAAGAAACCGTATTTCGCTTTCATCTTTTACGACGCTTCGCACGGCACTTATGAATATCCTCCGGAGTATGAGCGTTTCAAGCCGGCGGCTTCTTCGTTCAGCTATCTTACCGTGGAGAAAAAAAAGGTTCTGCCGATCTTCAATAAATACAAGAATTCAATTTACTACGACAGCAGCCTGGCGATGAAGATAATAAACGCGCTCTCCGCGGGCGGCGGCCTGAAAAACACGGCGGTTATAGTTACCGGCGACCATGGCGAGCCGTTTTTTGAACACGGCCTCTACGGCCATAATCACGGCTATCCGCCGGAGGAGATAAAGGTTCCGCTGGTGTTTTATTGGCCGGGGCTTAAGCCCCGCTCCTATGAGGACTTTTCCAGCCATTTTGACGTGGCCCCCGGCGTGTTGAAGCTTTTAGGCGCTAAAAATCCGCCCTCCGATTACAGCAGCGGAACCGATCTGTTCAAGCCGGAAGCCAGGGACTTCCTGGCCGCTTTTTCCTGGGACACGGCGGCCATTGTGAAAAAAACAGGCACCCTGACGATGGCGCTTGAGGCCTACAGGCTTGGAGGGGTGAAGGTTTTCGACGCCGATTACCGCGAGGTGGCCGGCAAAAAGGCGGAGGCGGCCTTTACCGGAGATCTGCTCTCCTTCCAAAAAGAAGCAGTCAGGTTTTATAAATGA
- a CDS encoding peptide chain release factor-like protein produces the protein MNFTEFSEITPAKVDALKARIARLQINLDLVEENFIRGSGHGGQKINKTSNTVQLKYPPLGLIVRCQRERRRSLNRFIALRELVDEIEIKVSPSTSGRLKEFKKLRKRKTDKIRKQRLKNSD, from the coding sequence ATGAACTTCACGGAATTTTCGGAAATCACACCGGCCAAGGTTGACGCTCTGAAGGCGCGTATCGCCCGCCTGCAGATAAACCTGGATCTGGTGGAGGAAAATTTTATCCGCGGCTCCGGCCATGGCGGTCAGAAGATAAACAAAACCTCGAATACCGTGCAGCTAAAATACCCGCCGCTGGGGCTTATCGTGCGCTGCCAGCGCGAACGCCGGCGTTCGCTGAACCGCTTTATAGCTCTCAGGGAACTGGTGGATGAAATTGAAATAAAGGTTTCCCCCTCCACTTCCGGACGCCTGAAAGAATTCAAAAAACTCCGCAAGCGAAAAACCGACAAAATCCGAAAACAGCGCCTGAAGAATAGTGATTAA
- a CDS encoding RelA/SpoT family protein, with translation MEMEDLLKKFKEYSTQDTTLLELAWNFSKDAHAQQKRASGDLFFTHCQAVAEILAGFRMDQETVAAGLMHDVLEDTTITPEAIKKDFGQEVCDLVQGVTKIETLKFSSRDVAQAENWRRMLLATAKDIRVIVIKLADRLHNMRTLNFLPREKQLEIGYETLSLYAPLAQRLGMFQIKSELEDLSFKYMHPDEFSSLSAKVQLRFAKREKLLENFKAELEAHLAPTQVPYRILARAKNLYSIYRKMEKQETSFENIQDALGVRLITDTVINCYALLGVVHSVFKPLAGSFTDYIAVPKMNFYRSLHTTVMASSGELVEIQIRTDEMHHTSEYGIAAHWRYKMGEGGKDAHLNEKLNWLRQWMEWLQDLSSPREFIESFKTDLELDQIFIFTPKGEVKSLPMHATPIDFAYIIHSEVGNTCVGAKVNNKMARLDHELKSGDICEILTRRNSAPKKDWLGIVKTAGARSHIRKYLREHGQALE, from the coding sequence ATGGAAATGGAAGACTTGCTTAAAAAATTCAAGGAATATTCCACGCAGGACACAACTCTGCTTGAGCTCGCCTGGAATTTTTCAAAAGACGCCCATGCCCAGCAGAAACGGGCCTCGGGCGACCTGTTCTTTACGCATTGCCAGGCCGTGGCGGAAATACTTGCGGGATTCCGGATGGACCAGGAAACGGTGGCGGCCGGCCTTATGCACGATGTGCTGGAAGACACAACGATAACGCCCGAAGCCATAAAAAAAGACTTCGGCCAGGAAGTCTGCGACCTGGTGCAGGGCGTCACAAAGATAGAAACGCTTAAATTCTCCTCGCGCGACGTGGCGCAGGCCGAAAACTGGCGGCGCATGCTGCTGGCCACGGCCAAGGATATACGCGTTATCGTAATAAAGCTGGCCGACCGCCTGCACAATATGCGCACGCTCAATTTTCTCCCGCGCGAAAAACAGCTTGAAATAGGCTACGAAACCCTTTCTCTTTACGCGCCTCTCGCCCAGCGCCTGGGGATGTTCCAGATAAAATCCGAGCTGGAAGACCTGTCTTTCAAATATATGCACCCCGACGAATTCAGTAGCCTCTCGGCCAAGGTGCAGCTGCGTTTCGCCAAGCGCGAGAAACTGCTTGAGAATTTCAAAGCGGAGCTGGAAGCGCACCTGGCCCCGACACAGGTCCCCTACCGCATACTTGCCAGAGCCAAAAACCTTTATTCCATATACCGCAAGATGGAAAAGCAGGAGACGTCCTTTGAGAACATTCAGGACGCTCTTGGCGTGCGCCTTATCACCGACACGGTTATAAACTGCTACGCCCTTCTGGGCGTGGTTCATTCGGTGTTCAAGCCGCTCGCCGGCTCATTTACGGATTATATCGCGGTGCCGAAGATGAACTTTTATCGCAGCCTGCACACCACCGTGATGGCTTCATCGGGCGAGCTGGTGGAAATACAGATCCGCACCGATGAGATGCACCACACTTCGGAATACGGCATAGCCGCGCACTGGCGCTATAAGATGGGCGAGGGCGGCAAGGACGCGCACTTAAATGAGAAACTCAACTGGCTGCGCCAGTGGATGGAGTGGCTGCAGGACCTTTCAAGCCCCAGGGAATTTATTGAAAGCTTTAAAACCGACCTTGAGCTGGACCAGATCTTTATCTTTACCCCGAAGGGCGAGGTCAAGTCGCTTCCCATGCACGCCACCCCCATTGATTTCGCCTACATAATACACTCCGAAGTGGGCAACACCTGCGTGGGCGCCAAGGTGAACAATAAAATGGCAAGACTCGACCACGAACTGAAAAGCGGCGACATCTGCGAGATACTCACCCGCAGGAACTCCGCGCCGAAAAAGGATTGGCTGGGTATTGTTAAAACCGCCGGCGCCCGCTCCCACATCCGCAAGTACCTGCGGGAACACGGCCAGGCCTTGGAGTAG
- a CDS encoding ZIP family metal transporter: protein MIYLFSLIAVAFTMLGAGLTARFGSVNKRLLSRTLAFSAGVLLSAAFLDIFPEAWRLNPGAAAYGCLMALLSLFSLENFTVINSAGEYMENCEVHEHALGTFALAAMTVHSVLDGFNIAVGFKAGSLAGFNISLGVILHKLADGIALISLLLHSGRTVKRAVYLSLLLALATPLGALIVEPFFLSVNPWTESLLLGISGGSFLYIAMADILPGLHKTYDRLTPVFYALGYGAVLAITALG from the coding sequence ATGATCTATCTTTTCAGCCTTATTGCCGTGGCCTTCACAATGCTTGGCGCGGGACTGACCGCCAGATTCGGCTCCGTGAACAAACGCCTGCTTTCGCGCACGCTGGCTTTTTCAGCGGGGGTGCTGCTGTCGGCGGCTTTCCTTGACATTTTCCCCGAAGCGTGGCGACTGAACCCCGGAGCCGCGGCCTACGGCTGCCTGATGGCGCTGCTCTCCCTTTTCTCGCTTGAAAATTTCACGGTAATCAATTCCGCCGGCGAATATATGGAAAACTGCGAAGTGCACGAACACGCGCTTGGCACTTTCGCGCTGGCCGCCATGACGGTGCACTCGGTGCTTGACGGTTTCAACATCGCCGTAGGTTTCAAAGCGGGTTCGCTTGCCGGCTTTAACATTTCGCTTGGCGTTATCCTGCACAAGCTCGCCGACGGCATAGCCCTGATCTCGCTCCTGCTTCATTCAGGCCGCACCGTCAAGCGGGCCGTGTATTTAAGCCTGCTGCTGGCGCTCGCCACGCCCCTTGGGGCGCTGATAGTGGAACCTTTTTTTCTGAGCGTAAACCCATGGACCGAATCCCTTTTGCTCGGAATCAGCGGGGGCTCTTTTCTTTATATAGCCATGGCCGATATTTTACCGGGGCTGCATAAAACCTACGACCGTCTTACGCCGGTTTTTTACGCCCTCGGCTACGGCGCGGTGCTCGCCATAACCGCTCTGGGGTAG
- a CDS encoding ABC transporter ATP-binding protein, with amino-acid sequence MSDKKPTAHAQDRKKKNSYLAKALFEYIKPYKKQFVHAALSMIMLAALRGGVVYLMGPVIQGVFMEKNLRMLRLVLIGLPILFALRMTTEYINGYLMSWIGQKAVQQIRDDLFTHIHRLSIEFYWRKRSSDVMSRVINDLNNVQSTVQFVPLYLIRDTFTVSALIFVLFYVNWRFALISLIIIPITSSTMKILGRKMRKSSMESQVIVSEISHRFQESLQGMTVVKAFNYEEEAIAKFRSSNNEYFGKTMRYLRAAAMTGPLMEFIGSIILVVMIYLGGHAIFEGTMTTAAFFSFIAAFFTAYMPLKNIANLNSNLQLGLASWERILQILDEKPTVTIVNNPKPLGTVQGRVEFDSLGYKYPSRDTQVLKNLSFTIEPGQVAAFVGPSGSGKTTIIHLLLRFFDPVSGRVLIDGRELREIDTKELKDHMGLVTQDTILFDDTVFKNITIGKPGASMDEVIEAATAADVHGFIKDMPQGYDTRLGERGVKLSGGQRQRLAIARAIIKKPEILLLDEATSNLDTASEQVVQAAIERILKGRTVVMVAHRLSTVRNADKIFVLKHGELAESGSHEELLAKNGVYKTLYEAQN; translated from the coding sequence ATGTCCGATAAAAAACCCACGGCCCATGCGCAAGACCGCAAAAAAAAGAACTCTTACCTGGCTAAGGCCCTTTTCGAATACATAAAACCCTATAAGAAGCAATTTGTGCATGCGGCGCTTTCCATGATAATGCTTGCCGCGCTGCGCGGCGGGGTGGTTTATCTCATGGGCCCCGTAATACAGGGCGTGTTCATGGAGAAGAACCTGCGCATGCTGCGCCTGGTGCTTATAGGCCTGCCCATACTGTTCGCGCTGCGCATGACGACCGAATACATCAACGGCTACCTGATGAGCTGGATCGGCCAGAAAGCGGTCCAGCAGATCCGCGACGACCTTTTTACCCACATTCACCGCCTGTCCATAGAATTTTACTGGCGCAAGCGCTCTTCGGACGTGATGAGCCGGGTAATAAACGACCTGAACAATGTGCAGTCCACCGTGCAGTTCGTGCCGCTTTACCTTATCCGCGACACATTTACCGTGTCGGCGCTGATATTCGTTCTTTTCTACGTGAACTGGCGCTTCGCGCTTATCTCGCTTATCATCATACCTATCACCTCCTCCACGATGAAAATACTGGGCAGAAAAATGCGCAAGTCCAGCATGGAATCCCAGGTGATAGTGAGCGAGATCTCCCACCGTTTCCAGGAAAGCCTGCAGGGCATGACCGTGGTAAAGGCCTTTAACTACGAAGAAGAAGCCATAGCCAAATTCCGTTCCTCAAACAACGAATACTTCGGAAAAACCATGCGTTATCTGCGCGCCGCCGCCATGACCGGCCCGCTTATGGAATTTATAGGCAGCATCATCCTGGTAGTTATGATCTACCTGGGAGGGCACGCCATTTTTGAAGGCACCATGACCACGGCCGCTTTCTTTTCATTTATCGCGGCTTTCTTTACCGCCTACATGCCTCTTAAGAACATAGCGAACCTAAACTCAAACCTGCAATTGGGCCTTGCTTCCTGGGAACGCATTTTACAGATCCTGGATGAAAAACCGACCGTGACCATAGTAAATAACCCGAAGCCCCTGGGCACAGTGCAGGGCCGCGTGGAATTTGACAGCCTGGGCTACAAGTATCCCTCCCGCGACACGCAGGTGCTTAAAAACCTCAGTTTTACGATTGAGCCGGGGCAGGTGGCCGCCTTCGTGGGGCCGTCGGGCTCCGGAAAAACCACCATTATACACCTGCTGCTCAGGTTTTTTGACCCTGTCTCCGGCCGGGTTTTAATAGACGGGCGGGAGTTGCGCGAGATAGACACCAAAGAGCTGAAAGACCACATGGGCCTGGTGACGCAGGACACCATACTCTTTGACGACACCGTTTTTAAAAACATCACCATAGGCAAGCCGGGCGCCTCAATGGATGAGGTTATTGAAGCCGCCACGGCGGCCGACGTACACGGCTTCATAAAGGACATGCCGCAAGGGTACGATACCCGCCTGGGTGAGCGGGGCGTGAAGCTTTCCGGCGGACAGCGCCAGCGCCTTGCCATAGCGAGGGCCATAATAAAAAAACCCGAGATCCTGCTTTTGGACGAGGCCACATCAAACCTGGACACGGCAAGCGAGCAGGTGGTGCAGGCGGCCATAGAGCGTATTTTGAAAGGGCGCACGGTGGTAATGGTGGCGCACCGCCTGTCCACCGTCAGGAACGCGGATAAAATTTTTGTGTTAAAGCATGGTGAGCTGGCCGAATCAGGCAGCCATGAAGAGCTGCTGGCTAAAAACGGGGTTTACAAAACGCTGTACGAGGCGCAGAATTAA
- the lpxB gene encoding lipid-A-disaccharide synthase, with the protein MSKIAPTTKNILIVAGDPSGDLHASNLIRALKEKDPDLSVTSIGGVRMQEVSSHFIYNLVSVGAVGFSEPFKHFFLWLKLLKLVRRYLEEKRPACVIAVDFYGFNHQMLGLAAHRHIPAFYYISPQVWASRLSRAAKLAKLTKELFVIFPFEETIYKKAGGNATFVGHPLLDLLPEPVEKTFPPPDNAWQIGILPGSRKTEISRHLPIFLNAFYKIKASCPNAKAKVFAVPEFPDENLVPFLERAEKYWSKDIEIVREYGYKERAALDFAFTCSGTATLENALLGVPMVVAYKVPRLTYEVARKVIKVPYISLVNILLKKPAVKELIQEKATVEFLAREAFALFNNPPKMAAMRAEFSALRAMLGTPGAATRAAEKILSYLN; encoded by the coding sequence ATGTCCAAAATCGCTCCCACAACAAAAAACATTCTTATAGTCGCCGGCGACCCGTCGGGAGATCTGCACGCCTCGAACCTGATCAGGGCGCTGAAAGAGAAAGACCCTGATCTTTCGGTCACCTCCATAGGCGGAGTGCGCATGCAGGAGGTGTCCTCCCATTTTATTTACAACCTGGTTTCTGTGGGAGCCGTGGGCTTTTCGGAACCCTTCAAGCATTTTTTCCTCTGGTTGAAACTGCTGAAGCTGGTGCGCCGCTATCTTGAGGAAAAACGTCCCGCCTGCGTTATAGCCGTTGACTTTTATGGCTTCAACCACCAGATGCTGGGGCTTGCGGCTCACCGCCATATTCCCGCTTTTTATTATATCAGCCCGCAAGTGTGGGCTTCGCGCCTGAGCCGGGCAGCCAAGCTCGCGAAACTCACGAAAGAGCTTTTTGTCATCTTTCCTTTTGAAGAAACCATCTACAAAAAGGCCGGGGGCAACGCCACTTTTGTGGGGCATCCGCTTTTAGACCTGCTGCCCGAGCCGGTGGAGAAAACTTTCCCGCCGCCGGACAATGCCTGGCAGATAGGCATATTGCCCGGCTCAAGAAAGACCGAAATTTCGCGCCATCTGCCTATTTTCCTGAACGCGTTCTACAAAATAAAGGCCAGCTGTCCGAACGCCAAAGCGAAAGTGTTTGCCGTGCCGGAATTTCCGGACGAAAACCTGGTGCCTTTCCTGGAACGGGCGGAAAAATACTGGTCAAAGGATATTGAAATAGTGCGCGAATACGGCTACAAAGAACGCGCCGCCCTGGACTTCGCTTTCACCTGCTCAGGCACGGCAACCCTTGAAAACGCCCTGCTTGGCGTGCCTATGGTGGTGGCCTACAAAGTGCCCCGTCTCACGTATGAAGTGGCGCGCAAAGTGATCAAGGTCCCCTACATTTCGCTCGTAAACATCCTGCTTAAAAAACCGGCGGTAAAAGAACTTATCCAGGAAAAGGCCACAGTTGAATTTCTGGCCAGGGAAGCCTTCGCCCTGTTCAATAATCCCCCTAAAATGGCGGCCATGCGGGCGGAATTCTCCGCCTTAAGGGCCATGCTCGGAACGCCTGGCGCAGCTACGCGGGCGGCGGAAAAAATACTTTCTTACCTGAATTAG
- a CDS encoding Gfo/Idh/MocA family oxidoreductase: MAEKEKKMRFGVTGAGKLGGFHTRTLSKMPEVELVGVSDPNLMRAQTLAWRYNCVAYKSYLDMLTQVDALVVAAPTEYHAEIGVKALEAGIHVLIEKPLADSEEGARRLLALAEKNNVVLQVGHSERFNSAVVETLKHVKNPRYVTIERLGPYDPRVAATGVTLDLMIHDLDIILTMIDSEVASFEAIGASILSNHEDISNVRIKFKNGCVADITASRVSMENSRRMRIYQQDAYLSVDYVSARLKIYHKKTPVVKSLKDIEILFPKLEKKEPIKEELYHFIDCIKTSKTPAPSGEKGLKAMRLALSITEAMRRFEVSGSPTNEPGQSLARSISDIGHAAGMVVEEGLKNAGIDKS; the protein is encoded by the coding sequence ATGGCTGAAAAAGAAAAGAAAATGCGTTTCGGCGTGACCGGCGCCGGAAAACTCGGCGGCTTCCATACGCGCACCCTGTCCAAAATGCCCGAAGTTGAACTTGTGGGTGTTTCCGACCCGAACCTTATGCGCGCGCAGACGCTGGCCTGGCGCTATAATTGTGTGGCTTACAAAAGCTATCTTGACATGCTCACACAGGTGGACGCCCTGGTTGTAGCCGCCCCCACGGAATATCACGCGGAAATAGGCGTTAAAGCCCTGGAAGCCGGCATCCATGTGCTGATCGAAAAACCCCTGGCCGATTCTGAAGAAGGCGCCCGCCGCCTGCTGGCCCTTGCCGAAAAAAACAATGTGGTCCTGCAGGTGGGCCATTCAGAGCGCTTTAATTCCGCCGTGGTTGAAACGCTGAAGCATGTAAAAAACCCCCGCTATGTCACCATAGAGCGCCTCGGCCCGTACGACCCGCGCGTGGCGGCTACGGGCGTGACGCTGGACCTGATGATACACGATCTGGACATCATCCTTACCATGATAGATTCCGAAGTGGCTTCCTTTGAAGCTATAGGCGCAAGCATACTTTCCAATCACGAGGACATCTCCAATGTCCGCATTAAATTCAAAAACGGCTGCGTGGCCGACATCACCGCCAGCCGCGTCAGCATGGAGAACTCCCGCCGCATGCGCATCTACCAGCAGGACGCCTATCTCTCGGTGGACTATGTGAGCGCCCGCCTTAAGATCTACCACAAGAAAACTCCGGTGGTAAAATCCCTGAAAGACATAGAGATACTGTTCCCAAAACTGGAAAAAAAAGAGCCCATAAAAGAAGAGCTTTATCACTTTATTGATTGCATAAAAACCTCCAAGACCCCGGCCCCCAGCGGAGAAAAAGGTCTTAAAGCCATGCGCCTGGCGCTTAGCATAACCGAAGCCATGAGGCGCTTTGAGGTTTCCGGCTCGCCGACGAATGAGCCCGGCCAGTCCCTGGCCCGCTCCATTTCCGATATCGGCCATGCCGCCGGCATGGTGGTTGAAGAAGGCCTGAAAAACGCCGGGATAGATAAGTCGTAA